actcaccttcgattcgccgacgatattgtagtcatggctgagactctggaggacctcagtgatatgctcgctgacctcagcagagttgtttccgaccgagttagcttaaaaataaacatggacaagacgaaagtcatgtctaatgttgtgccagctcccgtaatagtcggaggctctgcgctcgaagttgttgacgactatgtatacctgggacaaacgatcAGTTAGGTATgtctaacttcgagaaagagatcactcgtcgaatccgactcggctgggcagcattcgggaagctttgcagtgtcttttcggcAAAATTaacgcagtgtttgaagtcaaaagtctttgaccagtgtgtgttgccagtgatgacatacggatctgagacgtgggcgccaacgatgggcctcattaggaagctcaaagtcactcaaaaggctatggagaggtctatgctcgggtttctctacgggatagagtcagaaatgatcatatccgcagtagaactaaggttaccgaaatagcccgaagaattgcgaagctgaagtggcagtgagcgtgctcgcaggactgatggccaatggggttagaaggttctcgaatgtcgtctgcggagcgggagacgagccgtcggtaggcctccaataagatggaacgacgacctggttaagatcgctgaattgcgttggatgcggaaagcacaagactggtctgagtggagagccttgggcgaggcctaagtccagtagtggacgtctttcggctgacatgatgaatcgaatctactttcgattctgagtatttctgagcaaagtgctttccggctttcagttatattaaaaattaaaaccttgcataaaaaaaactttcagcctttaaaatataacgaaggtctggctgtcgtgggctcttggtccgtaaggcaaaataacaacaagcaggagacagagaagtcataaagtgtttttaagttatttcactcattaaagtggcaaaataatgatttttacgtgcgtataagacaatcagtgattaagttaattaacacgattcgtctgatgaaacaaatttaaaattgtttttagcgttttttttaatatttggaaaattattcaaattattcaaaataaccggatatccggatactgagattttcaaatatccgaaatatccggataataaaaGTTACCGGATAATGCAAGCCCtagtcaaatctcatagtttttgggtgagctacgcgggtttatttataattagataaattttgtgaatattttgcaatatctgaaattaattatggcaaatatgcgttccggggcaatgaatgtctgtgttttgagacagttttgtctttcggaaacctttgtcctcccttttttccgaacaaaacggggactatgcaacactgtggcatgctcgatatttatatggtacggttttaaggtgtattaaatatgattttaatctaaactttgttttcacgcccgtaataacagactttcaaaaccatatttaaaaacctcacgcaacagtgcgccatctagtgagacaaaaaacgatagccctcattgacctaatGCACGCCGATACCTAGATCTAAacttaacatatttttatttaactctagtatattttatgtttaatctGTAACCAACTCTTGCAGGTAGTCTGTTCGTGATGGGCGCCGGATTGACGGCGGAATGGGAGGCCCAATATTCGGGCATCGCCGATCCCGCGCTTTCAGCTGTCGCAGCCATCGTGCTAGTCATCTTCAACTTCCCTTTCAGTACGTTTAGAACTGTAAttcttattaaaagtataacaTCTCGattataagtataataatatggaTCAAAGCAGGGCACCAAGAGTTTTGCTCTATAATTCCACCAGTCCAACTTGAATTTTGTGGTTCTGTCCCCATATCCGGGGACTAGGGAACAATAAGTATATCCATAATCCGGGTTCTAAAGCGTGCCCTTCGaaatgatagatagatagatggatATAAACTTCAATCCTCACAACACCTCACCTCACCTCATAACAAAAAACATGGCTCTATACACgcttttgataaaaacaaatgaaaggcTCTAACCAGTAGGTATAAATTCTTTCCAACAGTGCGTTCAGCGGGCCTGATTCTACTGCAGACCGTCCCCGAAGGCCTGGGCACGTGCGAGCTGAAGGCGGCTGCTTTACGCGTGCCCGGCGTGCTCGCAATTCACGAGCTCCACGTGTGGCAGCTGCACAGAGACCGAGTCGTAGCAACTGCGCATGTCGCATACTCATCACATGAAGTAAGACTCGTCTCGAAGGACCAATCACGCAACAATCCGGGCGTGCTCGCTGTTCACAAACTGTATCTGTGCTTTGCAACTGCACCGCAATATGTCTTTGTAGTTTACTGTGAATTTCGTCTCCCTAAATCAGATCCAGTATGACGGCCTACCTGGAAAAAGGTCTAGCAGGATTTGTACAGTATGTaaggtatgtacctacagtcgaaccatttgattcctgaacCACCGttgaacgttctcacagtaagtgtagTAGTAAATTTCCTTGTCAAGAAATGCAAtctcactatgactttttctacgaaaagattccacagtgggtcacgactcagttggttcgagtgtacctaCATCCTGAAAATTATAAAACCATTCTTCGATCACATTCTGGTACCtatttgagctgaaattttgtatagGTACATGTACATAATTGTAGTGAAATATTGATGGTCCGGCCAAGATCACCTCTGCGGGActgaactcctcaatggttaaacgcatcgatttgaaattcggtacggcaatgtagtttggatgacaataggTAGTCCacaaaaaagcttgaattaaaatgtaattttcaacaGAAACTTAGCCATTTACctagaacttcgattttttataaaacaaacgtaTTTCGCGGTTTTATTGATAGATTGATATGAATTTGACACGCGTGAGACCGAACCGAAAGAACAATTCCACGCCGTATATGAAAATTCGTTctgttaataatttaaattaaattaaatttatttgataagtGAATTGTTTACAGGATTACCTGCGGAGTTCAGAGCTCGTGTGTGACGTGTTCAAGCGTCATGGGATAGGATTAGTCACGTTGCAGCCAGAGTTCATGTTTCACGTTGTAGGTAAGAAcgtaaatagtaaaataataagaattaaacatttattagtGCATGAAGTTTGATTCATAAACGGATGGAAAAAGAGCAAAAGGGTCACCAGAGTTAACCACCTAAAAACAAATCCCGTTCCAAGAATTGACAAAACTGCCTGGAAGTTAACACCCTTAAAACTGCAATCGATTCCTTTCCTTATTAAAGAGTACCTAGATCAAAGTAAATAACGGTAATTAGAGATCAAACGGTTTGCACTCCTTTGTGAGGGACACAGTGACATAATCAATGCCATCATTATGACATCACCCACAGCCAGACCAAAGGTGGGAACTATACACTCTTCTAATATTCTGTTCTGGGCACAAAGTAGATAATTCTAATAGGTTCTGGGTAATATGCAGAGTTATTTATTCCAGGAACTGAGGAAGAAAGGAAAGCGTTAATAGATTTAGCAAATGAAGCGTGTGCAACCCCTTGTGCCAAAGAGTGCGTCGCGCCGCGATGTTGCCAACCGCCCCCCAAGCCGCAGGTCTCGCGCGTTTGATGGAAGTTCCCGCTCAGACGAAACCACATAATATCTTGCCATAGGTACAAAGTACGCGACAATAAGTCCAGAAGTTTCCCTCAAAGGCATCCTGTCTATAAATTGTCAGAAACTTTTGataataactttttgttaaggAAGTGAAAATAGTAtctaaacataaaatatttgtttagatACTCTTTTGAAGAAGTAAATTATGGAATTTACGTTAATGTTGCACAATAACACCAAATCGACCGATAACCTTTAGCAGAAGCACACCAAAGAAAGTCCAATAAACTGTCGTTGGAACCGAAGTTTCTAGACGAGGTTGTTGATAGCCTACGTTTAACAAAGTGCAAGTGAAAGTGTAATGAATGAAAACATAGTGCGCGGTGCCGCATTATATCATTACCTCTACGGTTTGCTGCATAAGCGCTGTGAATGACAGCCAGATGAATATAatttgagtcagttttgtggCATTGTTCCGACGTGATGATGACTAATGAGCTATATTGTGTCACATCGCGATCTGTAaacgatttattaaaaaatgacCTTCAAACTGAAAacagtttaaaacattatgttAAAATATTCATGTGTAACAATTAAATGTTTGTACATTACTCATAAGACATTCACAGCGCGTATGTTGCGCTGTCCTCCCTGGCACCTGCGAAGACATTATTGCCGTCCAAACAATTGCGTATCATTGACATCGGCTCATGACAACAACACAAAGGACTGTTATTGAAACTAAGGTTTTTAAGCATTTTAACCGCATTTGTCAAAATCCCTTAATGAATTTTGACGCACCATCAGCCCAAagatcatcagccaaatatgtggtctaccaccctaaagttgataatcgtttgcaagtCACAAAACaacaatgccaatagacgtgtctgtcaacttgaaagttcgacgttagcgacatattcatttgataggaacttgtttaaaaattgatagaccacttatttggctgatggtacctatccAAACTTTGCTAAAGGCTCCATTACATTGAGCGaaaataagtttgtaattttataatatgtacctattccaACTAAATTTCAGATCAATCTTACCATGGAAAGTAAAAATTTacttccaagatttgattaGAATGTTAGTTGCAAGACTTGCAAATGTTAATAGGTACAACGGCGAGTATCATTATATGATGAAGGAAACGATGTAAATGACGTCACTGCTTTAGGTACTTCTCGTTAGCTTTTCTTTGCTCGATGTAATCGAGGCTTTAGTGAACACTAACACTAACAAAAACAACTTTACACACCAAAGCTGCCGACCATGTCGCCGAGCTTCATATAGTCGAAGAAACTTAATGacgtgccagggtggaacctttgtgctactaatgtcatgttgacatcccatacgtTTGTCACAGAAATTAAACCGAAATTTataatgaaaaggttccaccctggtacgcgatttagtttcCTCGAGTGTACATGTCAGTGTCGGCGACTTTGGTGTACCTAACCTAAAATATAGGGTTAGGAAGCCCTTAAATAAACGAATTGTGAGCCGTGGAGACATATTTACAAAGTGACCTGTGATGTTCCTGCAGTATTAGGGCAGCTAATTGGTAGAGTAGCTAGGTAATTAAGTTTAGTTTAAGTATCATTAAGGTAATTAGGTCCTCGTTAACAAATAACAATGTAGATTGTAAGAATTTTATGTACAAAGTTTTGTTgacaaattattataattaaaatcattttaaatatggACTTTGACTTAAGTAATTCACATACCTATCAATTTTACAAATACAGGGTTGAAGCAATAAAACAAAAGTGTTGACTAAGTAGATCGTTTTATTGACTGTAGGTACGGCTATTCAGAAATGGTTGAATCCTAATATCAACTTTAATTGTGTTCTACtgcatttaagtaggtacctacctatttatttactaataacTTGAAACAGCAAATAAAAACGGCATAACCGAACTATGCTAAACCAATATCAGAAACGATACTATTCATTCAATGCaaacaaatttcaaaatgttctcgagtgatttttaaaaattttataaaacacgATTTATTTCTTCACAACTAATCTAGTACTTTGAATCATCAACGCTATAAATCTATACTTTTATCAACTAATTTTAGACCTTAGTTTCCTCACTCGTCTTATTGCTGCCTGGAGTGTGGTCACTGACGAACTCGGTGGCGGACACAACTGCTGACTTGCGGCAGTGGCCAAGCTTGCAGGTGCGACTCTTTATTAAGTTGGGACAAGTCCTGCCGGAACCCGAGCCAGCCCGCTGAAATAAAACTGGGATTATTGATCTAACGTCTCATGATTAGATGACATTAAGTGGGctaatttccttaaaaaaactaattagtaaggtaaacgtcctagtgctcgacacgctagtGCCCcttagacgacaccctgctgtcatatCTTGcaaatgacataagattaaagatgccaactattgggacagcatagaacactcgtacgtttacctcacgtcagttagattatcagaaaatattggatacctattttttcttttaccactttaacaaaaaaatatgaagacacTGCCAGTTAAAGATCTGCGTGACGTCACGGCCCCCTCCAAACTTTGACGCGCGAACatcatctttgtattttttggtttgactaaatagtataatatttgttttgcccAGGAAACTACCAAATTCTATTAAAAGAAAGGGACTTACCACAACCAGCCTAAAGTTGAGCTTGAGAGCGTACTCGCAATCGCCAAAGCAGCTAGTCCAGCCTAGCCATGGGCCTACCTCGCAGCTCACGTCCTCTAGACAAAGTTAACAGTACAGTGTCAAACTACTATAAAACAAATTCACTAGGTTAAGGTCAATGTTCCAATAGTTGATAGTTTAAGAAGGAAAATCACgtgttttattaacattttgttaagtgatgataacaataaataacaataattaaaaaaaaacaaatgcagTGATAATCACGCAACAGCTGGACATAAGAGCTCATATTAAGAGATTATATTGCTCCTGCGTCACAAACCAACCcccctaaatgtgtgacgtagGTACTTTATGGATGACTCCTAATAATTCGTCGATTGGGAGGTTTaccttaggtacttattaatcaATCACATTACTTACTAACTAACCACAACTGCACTACGAAATATTTCACACCACTAATCCCAGTTTTGTCACAAAATGTATCCATATGACATTCTTTCAGCCTAGTAATGACACCGTCATAATGGCTGATTTCAATTTAGTATTATCACAGGTATTATAACAAACCAAAATGTGATTATGAAGTAAGTAAACCTACCTGCAATTGGTGAATCGTTTTGGAGGACCTCATTATCTGCACTGGAAGGCGTCGACTTTGTTTTCTTGTTGGAAGTTATTTCAGCTGTGGTTGTGAGCGATGGTACagctgcaaaaaaaatatacctagaaAAACCGTCATATTCATTCAATTCTAAAGGTAGTACCGCAGGACAACTTGACAAATGTAGCTTGTATGAAGCAAACAAATCAAATGTCTGATCACGGGCGGTTTCATCATTTCATGAGGCATCTGGTTATTCTTAGAGATAACGTATCGTAAAACATAATTTCGTGTTAACCCATCAACTTGCTCATTTACCTccctctcacaataaaaaataaaaaaccggccaagagcgtgtcggacacgcccaaaatagggttccgtagccattacgaaaaaattaagtaatatttttctaaggatttcgtattttatacggaatcttccaagtttaggtatattttataccttagggcaaacatagccgttatagtattccatgaaagtttgataaacttactaagcattctgatttttttcaaaatttgcaacccaccggtttagattttagagggggggggacgctcgatttgaatgaaaatttgcactttaaagttgaatgttttgcaaacaaatatctgaatcgaaaaatcgttttagcaaccccctaatgataaaagacctatccaacgataccccacactacaaggttggatgagaaaaaaaatcacccccactttacgtctatgggaggaacattattatttttttttttaatttttattgtgccattttgtcggcatagtttacatacatattcgtgcaaaattacagctttctagcattgatagtccctgagcaaagccgcggacggatggacagacagacagacaaacagacagacatggcgaaactatagctCCGGAACCCCAAAAATAGTGGTTGACAGTGGACTGGACATCAGTATGTTGGCGCAGCGTTTCTGGCACTCATCGCGCGTAGGAAAGTTGTTGGCATTGCCGCCGCAGCCGCTAAAGCCAAAGGGCTCGCAGTGTCCCCTAGCGACGTAGAAGAGCCAAAGCTCGTTGTAACTGCGACAGTGATTCACCGACAGTGGCACATTTGTACTAACCAGTGGTTAATAATGTGCTAGAGACCGGTGCATTGGCGCAGCGTTTCTGGCACTCGTCGAACGTAGGAAAGTTGTTGGCATTGCCGCCGCAGCCGCTGAAGCCAAAGGGCTCGCAGTGTCCCCCGGCGGTGTCGTAAAACCAACGCTCGTTGTAGCTGCGGCAGTGACCAACCACTGCTGGGAGCTGGCATGTTTCTACGCAAAAATAGCTtatcttaatatatatatatttctttttaatatataaaaatgaatccctatttcccttggtcacggcatcacgcgtgaacggctggaccgatttcgctaattcttttttttgttgtgtttgctattgtcaggagaaggttcttataaaagaagatttagaaaattaaaaaaactacaccgggggcgaagccgcaggcaccagctagttaaataataaataagtacctaatagaaaGCGAGGTTAATGATTTACTTACACCTCGGCTGTAGTTTTAAATTAGAACCAAACTTGAATGATTTCAGTTATTACCTACATGAGAATTGTAACCATAATTCGTCCACGCCCTGTATCTGTAGATACAGTCGAGTACAACTTTtgggcaaaaatttgatcaaaaatatctgaacacgcttctacgccgttaacaatagagtcgtgttcaggtatttttgatctaatttttgctcacaagtttatgaactcgagtgtacctagtacctacctcGAAAATTGACGAACAAAGGCGGTCAGTCTTTGGGGATTTCGACCTGCTAACCTTAAATAACCAGCGATACAATAAACGTATTAACAATGacgtaatattttaaatttattgcttCTGGAAACAAGTTAGATTCTGTGTTCCTATTGTTTTGATTGACGTTTGTAAACCACATAAACACTTATTACAGTTAAACAATGGAAACCCTTGTGAACAATAAATATGTCAGTACCCATGATGAACAGAAATCAAAAAAACGTAGgatacctacctaagtatacAACGCCGTACATGTATGCATAGTATTATAAGATATATAAGCGGTCGCAGCACCAAATTGTAAATAACCTAATTATACTACGTATTTATTTGCTTGCTAGGTTAATGTTTCTGGTCAATAATGTTCTATCAGACCATACTTTTAATATTCTATATCATACCTTTAGTAATTAGTGTATCCAAGCAGCTCGTGTCTTCTCCGTCACACAGCGCCTCTTGTTGTGCCATCGTGAACTGACAGCGGTCCATCTGCTCCTNNNNNNNNNNNNNNNNNNNNNNNNNNNNNNNNNNNNNNNNNNNNNNNNNNNNNNNNNNNNNNNNNNNNNNNNNNNNNNNNNNNNNNNNNNNNNNNNNNNNGatatgacttaaaaaaaaacataaaatctaTGATTTCAAAAACGCGGGAAACTATTGCAAAAGTcagaatagatatttttttaatcgtaaCTAGAGCCACGCGACGGTCCGTGGCCACGAATAATTGAAACATAGATAGATACCGTCGGTTCGTTGGTATCGGTTGGTATCGTTTCATCTTTCACCGTAACCCGAGAACTCTGGTTGTCGTTGATTCGTTCTCAAAAGGAAATGTCCATTAGAATTATGGTATTTAATGGAGACTCTACATTGTAGACTTTAAAGAAATTTTTGGCTGTTATGTAGGTTTTTTTGTAGTGAATAAGTCCAAATTTGTCTGATATATCGTGCTAACAATAAACTCTTATAATAGGAAAATGTTTTGTGTTCAAAATcaaaccattttattttataagaagGCCGCAAGGGTTTTTTACATGGACAGACGATCATTGATAATTGCCAAGGAGAATGCGTCACAaattgaaataatcatgtatgttaggaagaacatatgtgattttcccactaacgtcgataaactaaaggctactagaaacacagagaagcttaaagttccatcttacagactggctaaaaggggtctacatttatttttataacaaatcaaAATGACTAGAATAATagaacaatgaaaaaaaatgctttaatgGTATGGCTGCTTGATCGTCAGATCTCGGATACCATTCTTGGAAAAAGTGCACCCTTAGATTATTCTAAGTCTTTAAATTTGATTTCCACCCATTTTCTATTACGGTATTGATACGAAACTTGGCATTctcatgacaatacaatattaagtGCTTTGTGGCGGTGAACTACCTACACCAACCACCAAGCTCTTGGAAACATCTCTAAGCTAGGTacgttttaaaaatagttaaaagtATTCCACAGTAATAATGACCGAGTGAAAAAATCGCGCTTGAAATCGTTATCTTCTGATTATACCGCTGTGAATCGCTACCCAGTCTTTCTAATGTTATACCTTCGCAGTAGGGTCTCCATAAACGTGGATGACatggtttttacaagctttaatttagcTTGCCGTTTTTTGACCTTGCAAgctcattttgacccacttccgtGGTCGCattgacttgattttttttattactgttttttttatttagtatacATTATATAAGTTGGATTATAATACAAATACattcagtaaaaaaagtttgtatttaaaattaaatttttaatagaaagttatttagatacctattttttgtttttataagcaAAATGAATGTTTACGTAACGCAATAGCTAATAAATTTGATTTGTTTGAGATGTGAGATATGAACCAGCATCATTTACCGTACCGAgcctgcaaaaaataaaattaattggtTTTCGATTActaaacttttaataataattttaatttagaaaataaataatcaagttccgtttgaaaaaaaaattaagtgattaaatcaaaattcaaaatcattgtcatcatcatgtcagccgaaagacgtccactgctggacataggcctccccaaggctctccactcagaccggtcttgtgctttccgcatccaccgcgatcccgcgatcttaaccaagtcgtcgctccatcttgttggaggcctaccgacagctcgtctcccggtccgcggacgccattcgagaaccttctggccccatcggccatccgtcctgcgagcaatgtgccccgcccactgccactttagtttcgcaattcttcgggctatgtcggtaaccttagttctactgcggatatcatcatttctaattctatcccgcagagaaaccccgagcatagccctctccatagccctctgagtgactttgagttttctcatgaggcccatcgttagcgcccacgtctcagatccgtatgtcatcactggcaacacacactggtcaaagacttttgacttcaaacactgcggtaatttggacgaaaagacactacgaagcttcccgaacgctgcccagccgagtcggattcgacgagtgatctctttctcaaagttggacctacctaactggaccgtttgtcccaggtatacatagtcgtcaacaacttcgagcgcagagtctccgactattacgggagttgtacaacatggacattagacatgactttcgtcttgtccatgttcattttcaggccaactcggtcggaaactctactgaggtcagcgagcatagcaccgaggtcctccatggtctcagccatgactacaatgtcgtcggcgaatcgaagatgagtgaagtactcgccattaatgttgatgcctcgtcctttccagtccaaaaccttaaaagcatcctccaatgcagcggtgaacagtttcggagagatcacatctccttgtctgactccccgctgcagaggaataggcttcgtgctctgatcctgtaatcggacggacatagtggcgttttcgtacagacacttcaacacttcgatataccgatagtcaacttggcaccgctggagagcctgcagcacagcccaagtctcgatcgaatcgaaggctttctcgtagtccacaaatgctaggcaaagggggaggttatactcttcagtcttctgtataacctgccgcagcgcatgtatgtggtctacggtactatagccttttcggaagccggcttgttcgggaggctggaagtcgtcaagcctgcgtgtgagacggtttgtgatgaccctggaaaatagcttgtaaacatggctcagaagtgagatgggtctatagttcttcagcaaggtgttatcaccttttttgaagaagagcaccaccacacttctgttccatgctttcggcgttctcccttggtgaaggacggaactaaacagcgtctgaaggcccttaaggactggtctaccacccgccttcaggagttcggctgtaattccgtcgtcacccggggctttgccattcttaagctgcttgagggccatactaatctcgtacaggctgacgtccgggatgtcttcggtatagtgtcgggttaatctagccctcgggtctttagctagattttcgacaggtgttcgggttgtcgtgtatagctgtccataaaacctctcaacttcctccaacagctcaggtttggatgaaacgattctgccgtcgtcggtcttgagCTTCATCAACTGGCTTTGACcaacagacagatccctggtaaacaccttagagcccctgttacgctcaatagcctcttcaatactggtagtattaaatcggcgtacatcgcgcttcagagactttGAGATCTGTCTGTTGAGCTGCCGATAACGAgaagcgtcaccagaagactgcaaaatcatctcacgcctca
Above is a window of Choristoneura fumiferana chromosome 2, NRCan_CFum_1, whole genome shotgun sequence DNA encoding:
- the LOC141442269 gene encoding uncharacterized protein, whose protein sequence is MDRCQFTMAQQEALCDGEDTSCLDTLITKETCQLPAVVGHCRSYNERWFYDTAGGHCEPFGFSGCGGNANNFPTFDECQKRCANAPVSSTLLTTAVPSLTTTAEITSNKKTKSTPSSADNEVLQNDSPIAEDVSCEVGPWLGWTSCFGDCEYALKLNFRLVVRAGSGSGRTCPNLIKSRTCKLGHCRKSAVVSATEFVSDHTPGSNKTSEETKV